The Streptomyces sp. B3I8 nucleotide sequence GCTCGAGGAGTGGAGACGTGACGATTCCCGCGCGGCCGGCCGCGCTGATCCCCCGGCCCCTGATGTTCTGGACCGGCGTCGCCCTCACGTGCGCCGGCGTGGGCCAGCACGTGTGGATGTTCGTCGACTCCGCGTCCATGGACTACCACATGGCCATGATGGGGACGTCATGGACGATGTGGGCCGCCATGGCCGCCATCGTCGCGGGCGTGCTGGTCTCCGGGTTCTCGGTGGTGCAGCCTCCCGGGACGGGTCCCTCGGCGGCCCCCGCGCCGGCCGCGACGTCCCGGAGGGACCGGCACCGCCTCATCGGCGTGCTGAGCTTCGCGCTGATGGTGGACCAGATGAAACCCGCCACCCTGGCCTTCATCCAGCCCGGCATGCGCGCCGAGTTCCACCTGGGCGCCTCCGGGATCGCGTGGCTGCCCACGGTGGCGCTCAGCGGGACGGTACTGGGCTCGCTCCTCGGGGGCCGCGCCGCGGACCGCGTCGGGCGCCGGGCCACGATCCTCATCGCGTCCCTGCTGTTCCTCGGCACGACGGTGTGCGGCGCCATGCCGACCTTCGCCGGCGTCCTCGTGATGTGCGCGCTGATGGGGATGGCGGCCGGCGGCATGCTGCCCGTCGTCTACGCGCTGATGACCGAGAGCCTGCCGCCCGGCCGGCGCGCCGCCATCATGGTGCTCCAGGCCGGACTCACCACCACCGGCGGCTACATGACCGCCGCCGGTCTTGCCGCGGTGCTCATCCCGCTCACCGGGTGGCGCATCGCCTGGTTCGCCCAGCTCCCGTTGGTCCTCGTCCTGATCGGGCTGAACCGGTGGATACCGGAGTCGGCCGCCTTCGCCGCCCAGCGTGCGCGGACCCGACGCGTGCCCGCCTCCACCCTGTTCAAGCGCCCCCACCGGGTGAAGACTCTGGTCGTCGGCGGCTACGCGCTGGCGTGGGGCCTCGTCTACTGGGGCTTCATCACCTTCCTGCCCAGCCAGTTGGAGTCCTCGCACCCCCACGGCATGTCCGCCGCCACCCTGCTGTTCATCTCGTCGCTGTTGTCGATCCCCACCTGTGTGGTGGCCGCGTGGCTGTACATGCGCTGGTCGGCGAAGGGCACCATGGTCGTCTACGCGGCGCTCACCGTCACCGCCCTGCTCCTGCTGGCCCTCGTCGGGATGAACGGCGGCCGGCCCGTCCTGCTGACGGCCGTGATGCTGCTGTTCGCCGGAACCGCCGGGGTCATCGCGCTCATCGGCCCCTACACGGCCGAGATCTACCCCCTGGCCATCCGGGGGACGGCGGGCGGCTGGGCCGCGGCGGTCGGGAAGTCCGGCGGGGCCTTCGGTCCCCCTCTGGTCGCGCTGATCCTCTCCGCGCCGGGAGGCATGCGCACCGCCGCGGTCCTCGTCGCGCTCCCCGTGGCTCTGGCGGGGATCGCCGTCGCCCTCCGCGGCAGCGACCCCCGGTCCGCCGCCGCCGGCCCCGGGGACACCACCGTCCGGCTGGACGCCGAACTCGACGCCCTCGTGCACGGCGCGGGCGTCCCCGCCACCAAGGCGCCCGCGCCGGCATCGCGCACACCGGAGAAGGAGGACGCGCCGGGAGGCGACCCGGATCCGGCCCGCTGACTCCTCGGCGATCCGGCCCGTAGGCCCGGCCCCGTCGATGCGGCCCGTTGGCGCTCGACGGTCCGGCCCGCTAACTCCCCACCGCGAGGCGGCGCTTGTCGGGCTTCCCGGCGGCGGTGAGCGGTACCTCGTCGAGGAGGGTGAGCCGGGTCGGCGCGCAGGCCCCGCCCAGCTCGGCCGTCACCCACGCGCGCAGCTCGCCGAGGTCCGGGAGGCGGCCGGCGGCGGGCACCACGAAGGCGTGGACGGCCTCGCCGGTGCTGTCGTCGGGCACGGCGACCACGTACGCCTCGGCCACCGAGCGATGGGCGGCGAGCCGCCGCTCGACGGGCCCGGCGTAGTACACGTTGGCGTTGACGATGACCACGTCGCGGACGCGCCCCGTGAGCCACAGTCGTCCCGACGCGTCGAGACGGCCGAGGTCGCGGGTGCGCACCCACCCGTCGGTGAACACCTCCGCGCTGAGGTCCGGTTCCCGCCAGTAGCCGGAGCCCTGGGCCGGGGTGCGGACGAACAGCTCGCCGTCGGTGCCGGGCGGGACCGGGCGGCCGGAGCGGTCGCGGATCTCCAGATCGACGGGCGGCAGGCCGAGGGAGCCCGCCGGCTCGTCCGGGGTGGCCATGGAGATCATGCCGGTCTCGGTCTGTCCGTAGCCATGGAAGACGACCGGGCCGAGCACCTCGGCGGCCTCCCGCAGCCGCCCCGGCTCCAGCGGTGAACCCGACACCATCAGCGCCCGCAGGCTGCCGAGGTCCACGGGCGAGGCGCGCTGCGACGCCACGAGTTTCGTCAGCCGGGCGACCGTGATGACGCTCGCGGTCGCCCGGTACCGCACCAGGGCGTCGGGGAGGACCGGCGGGTCGGCGGTGACGAGGGTGCCGCCGGCGGCGAGCGCCAGCAGCCCGTACTCCATCATCACCTGGCTGGCCAGGGTGCCGAACACCAGGAACCGGTCCAGGCGCCCGGCGAGTTCGCGCACGGCGGGCGGCCAGGCCTCCGGGCGGTGGGCCCAGCCCGCGGTCATCGCCGCGTAGGTCTGGACGCACGCCTTGGGGAGGCCGGTGCTGCCGCTGGTGTGCAGGAGCCGGGCGACGTCCCCGGGCCGTGCCCGCACCCGCGGCCGCTCGCCGCCGTCGGGCGCCGACAGCAGGTCGTCGAGCGCGAGGACGAGCCCGGCCCCGTGGGCGGCGGAGTCGTCGAAGCGGTCGGTGACCCGCACGGCGACGTCCCGCAGCAGATGCTCCCGCTGCGGTCCCGTGAGACCGGGGCGCACGCCGACCACACGGGCCCCGACGACATGGGCGGCGATGATCGCGGCGAACGCCCCGGGCCCGACCCCCAGCAGCATGGCGACGCCGTCCCCGGGTCCGACCCCGTGTTTGCCCAGGCCGCGCACCGCGCGCCGCACCATGCCGAGGAGCCGGGCCCCCGAGACCTCCTCGCCGCCGTGCTCGAACACCGTGCGTCCGCCCGCCGCGTCGAGGAGGTCCAGCACGGGGCCGGGGAACTGCTCAGCCAAGGCTCTCCCTCACAAAGGCGATGAGCGGCTGCCGGTGGACGGCCGGCAGGTTCCACTCGTTCTCCAGGTTCTCCGCCAGGTGGTGGGTCCCCGCGAGCACGCCGTCCCGGTAGTGCCGGACGACGGGGTGGAGATACGTGGAGTCCATGGCGTGCTCGACGTCGTTCTCCAGGACGCGCGGGACGCCCACGTCGAAGGGGGTCGGCCTGGTCGTGGTCGAGCCCGTACTCCAGGTCGACGACGAACCGGTGCGCGGCGGTCCCGAGGGACCCGTCGACGACGTAGTCGAGCGGAACCTCTTCCTGGTACACGGCCCGGTCGCCGTCCACGCCCCCTACGCCGTCCACACCGACCACGTCACCGAGGAACGCGAACTGCTGCCACAGGTCCGAGGAACGGTTGACCCGGGCGATGACGGCGTCGGCGATCGCCTCCGGTGTCGCCTCCAACTCCCGCGCCGGCCAGGGGGTGTCGAGGTGGCGGGCGCCCAGGATGCGGTGCAGGGCGCGGGTCGCGTAGCGGAAGCCGTGGATGAAGCCGTTGGTCGACTTCTTGAAGTCCCGCTGCTGCATCAGCGTGCCGGTGAAGTAGAGGTCCGGCACGTTGACGGATTCGAAGGACGAGGTCTGCTCCGGGAAGCGGTCCTTGATGACGAGGGCGGGGCGGCAGTCCTCGTCGAAGACGGAGGCGTCGAAGCGGAAGCCGGTGCACGCGATGATCCGGTCGTAGTACAGCTCGCGCAGCGGTTCCGAGGTCCGGGCGTAGCGGAGCATCACCCGGAAGCCGCCGCCGTCGGCCTTCTCGATGCTCTCCACGGTGCCGTCGAGCACCGCGTTCTGGGACTTGAGCTGGTAGGTGTCCAGGAAGTTGTTGTTCACCGCGCGCAGATGGCCGAGGTAGTGGGTCTTCCACGCGAGCTTGACCGAGTGCGGTCCGGCCAGATGGATGACCGCGGCCTTCTCGATGAGGCCGTCCGCGGTCTCGAACGCGGAGTTCCCCTTGCCGATGACGAGCACTCGCTGGTTGGTGAAGGAGGCGGGATCCGGGTCGAAGGTGTCGTACCGCTCGGCGAGTTCGAAGCCCGGGATGTCCGGCTCGTAGAGCCGGGAGATGCCGGTGGCCATGACGAGGCGTCTGGCCCGCCAGGTCCGTCCGCCGCCGTCGTGCACGGTGAAGACGCCGTCCGTGCGGGAGACCCGGACCACCTCCGTCCCGTACTCGACGCGTACGCCGGTACGTGCGGCGAAGTCGGTCAAATAGCGCACGAAGTCGTCCGCCGGCGGGAAGTAGCGCTCGGTGTACCGGGTGAACAGCAGCTCCGGGTCGTCGCTGAGCAGCGAGTTCCAGTCCATGCGCAGCTTGAGCTCCGGGTCCGTGAAGCCCGTGTTCACCTTGTTGGTCGATATCAGTTGCCGATGGCGGGGGTACCGGGTGAAGAACGTCCCCGGCCCGCTCCCCCGCTCCAGGACGACGTAGTCGCGCCCGTCGCGTTCCAGCAGTGAGGCGAGTTGAAGTCCGGCCGGTCCGGCCCCGACGATGAGATAGTCGCGCACCATGGGCCGGACGCTAGCGAGGCGAAATCAGAGGCCTTTGAGATTCGGCGGCGTCCCGGGGCGCGCCCGGAGCGCCCCGGCGGCCGCTCGCCCGGTTTCGGCACCCGACTTCGGGCCCCGGGCCCCGATCCTCGCTCCCCCGGGCCGGCGGTCCGCCGCCTGCCCGCCGCCTGCCCGCCGTACCCGCGGGGTTCCGGGCGCTCCGGTTGCACACGCTCCTCGGCGTCTGCGAGCCTTCACGGTGGAGGGCTGTGAGAACGGCCACCACTGTGCGCGGGAGAGCGGGCGGTCCGGAACGACCTGCGGCACCGGCGAGCGGCGGCGCGGCGACGACGCCGCGACGACACCGTGCACGGGCTGCCGGAGGCCGTGACGATGCCCGTGTCGGCGTGAGGCGGCTCCGCAAGCCGTCGCAGTCGTGCGCCGTCGTGCGCCGTCGTGCGGCGTCGTGCGAGTCCACATGGTTTCGCGCACGTGTGCGTGACCGCGGGCCGTCTGCCATGGAATGCTCCAGGCGGGGTAGCTGGACTTGCGTTTCGGACCGAGGAGAGACATGAACGACACCGCCGCTGCCGGCTCGGGGAACCCTCCCGGGCAACGGGCACGGCTCGGTGCGCCTCTCGACGCGACGCTGGAGGGGGTGGGCACGGCTGCCCTCGTCCTCGATCAGGCAGGCCTCGTCGTCGCGGCCAACGAGCCGGCTCTCAGGACGCTGGACCGGCGGCTGGAGGAGCTCGTCGGGAAGGACTTCCACGACCTGCTGCACCGTGACGAGCACGGCAACGCCGTACCCCGCCTCCGCTGCCGGCTGAGGAACGCGGTCCTCGGCAAGGACACCCGGCACGGCGACGCCGAGTGGTTCGCCCGGGGGGACGGCACCCTGTTCCAGTCGTGCTGGCTGGTCACGCCCTACACGTCGGCCCCGGAGACGGCCGGCGCCCTCGTACTGCTGTACGAGCCGCCGCAGCCGGGCGAATCCCTCCCCGGCGAGGACGTCCACTCCACACGACTGACCGAACTCGACCGGCTGGCCCTGCTCGCGGAGACGACCACGCAGCTCACCTCGACCCTGGACGTGGACGAGGCGCTGCACCGGCTGGCGGCCCTCACCATCCCCCGGCTGGCGGACTGGGCGGTCTTCGACCTGCTCACCGAACGCGACGAGGTGCGACGGGCCCTGGTCGTGGAGCACAAGGACGGGGTCCTCGTCGAACGGGACGACCTGCAGGGCCCCATGCCTCCCGTGCCGGAGGAGTCCC carries:
- a CDS encoding MFS transporter gives rise to the protein MTIPARPAALIPRPLMFWTGVALTCAGVGQHVWMFVDSASMDYHMAMMGTSWTMWAAMAAIVAGVLVSGFSVVQPPGTGPSAAPAPAATSRRDRHRLIGVLSFALMVDQMKPATLAFIQPGMRAEFHLGASGIAWLPTVALSGTVLGSLLGGRAADRVGRRATILIASLLFLGTTVCGAMPTFAGVLVMCALMGMAAGGMLPVVYALMTESLPPGRRAAIMVLQAGLTTTGGYMTAAGLAAVLIPLTGWRIAWFAQLPLVLVLIGLNRWIPESAAFAAQRARTRRVPASTLFKRPHRVKTLVVGGYALAWGLVYWGFITFLPSQLESSHPHGMSAATLLFISSLLSIPTCVVAAWLYMRWSAKGTMVVYAALTVTALLLLALVGMNGGRPVLLTAVMLLFAGTAGVIALIGPYTAEIYPLAIRGTAGGWAAAVGKSGGAFGPPLVALILSAPGGMRTAAVLVALPVALAGIAVALRGSDPRSAAAGPGDTTVRLDAELDALVHGAGVPATKAPAPASRTPEKEDAPGGDPDPAR
- a CDS encoding class I adenylate-forming enzyme family protein translates to MAEQFPGPVLDLLDAAGGRTVFEHGGEEVSGARLLGMVRRAVRGLGKHGVGPGDGVAMLLGVGPGAFAAIIAAHVVGARVVGVRPGLTGPQREHLLRDVAVRVTDRFDDSAAHGAGLVLALDDLLSAPDGGERPRVRARPGDVARLLHTSGSTGLPKACVQTYAAMTAGWAHRPEAWPPAVRELAGRLDRFLVFGTLASQVMMEYGLLALAAGGTLVTADPPVLPDALVRYRATASVITVARLTKLVASQRASPVDLGSLRALMVSGSPLEPGRLREAAEVLGPVVFHGYGQTETGMISMATPDEPAGSLGLPPVDLEIRDRSGRPVPPGTDGELFVRTPAQGSGYWREPDLSAEVFTDGWVRTRDLGRLDASGRLWLTGRVRDVVIVNANVYYAGPVERRLAAHRSVAEAYVVAVPDDSTGEAVHAFVVPAAGRLPDLGELRAWVTAELGGACAPTRLTLLDEVPLTAAGKPDKRRLAVGS